The Nitrosospira multiformis ATCC 25196 region TTCTGGTGGCGGCGGGTCTGGAACAGGCGCTGGAATTCCTTGAGAACCTGCATTTTTCAGCGGGGGAGTTGACATGGCTCAAGGCCCGGTTTGGACCTGCTCTTGTAAATTACCTTGAACAATTCCGGTTTACCGGCGATGTGGATGCAATGCCGGAAGGGACGCTTTTTTTTCCGGATGAGCCCATCCTTCGGATCACGGCGCCGCTGCCGCAAGCCCAGTTCGTTGAATCGCGTATCATCAACCTGCTGCATTTCGAAACCCTGATCGCCTCAAAGGCAGCACGCTCAGTGCTGGTTGCGCCCGGCAAACTCCTGGTGGATTTCGGCATGCGCCGGGCACATGGAGCGGAAGCCGCGTTGCTTGCCGCCCGGGCAAGTTATCTTGCCGGTTTTTCCGGCACATCAACAGTACTTGCGGCGGCAATATATGGCATGCCTTCGTTCGGCACCGTTGCTCATTCCTACATTCAGGCCCATACAGACGAGACTGCCGCTTTCGAACATCTTGTGCGTTGCCATCCGAAAAACTCGACGCTGCTGATCGATACCTACGACACCGAGGCGGCTGCCATCAAGGTCGTCGCCCTGGCCCGCAAACTTGCACCGGAGGGCATCGAGGTAAGTGGCGTCCGGCTGGACAGCGGCGACTTGGGAATGCATGCCCGGCGCGTGCGCCGGATACTCGACGAGGGGAGACTCGAAAAAACCCGCATCTTTGCCAGCGGTAATCTGAACGAAAATCGGGTGCATGAACTGATTTCATCCGGCGCTCCCATTGACGGCTTTGGCGTGGGTACTGCATTAGACGTGTCGAGCGACGCTCCGGCGCTGGATTGCGCCTATAAGCTGCAGGAGTACGCCGGCAAGGCCCGCCGCAAACGCTCCGAGGGAAAAGCGACATGGCCGGGTCGGAAGCAGGTGTATCGCAAATATGACCCGAATGGCCAAGCGATGCGCGATGTTATTGCACTGGAAAAGGATGATTCGCATGAGGGCGAGCCTTTAATTGTCCCTGTGATGCGGAATGGGCGGCGCATTGAAGGGATCGACGGGAATGGGAAGCTGGAGGCCATCCGCCGGCGAACAGTGGCGAACTATGCCCGCCTGCCGGAACCCCTCCGATCGCTTGAAACGGCATCCGCTTACCCGGTCGAAATCTCCCCCTCGCTGCAGGCTCTGGCAAAACAGGTGGATGACGAGTGCGGCCTCATTACCTCTACCCGGAACCTTTGCGTCTGAGCGGGTGTTGACCTGACCTTCGTATCCTGCCGCGCTCGAGGATACCTTCGGAGGAGTAGGGACGGCTCATGCAACTGCCTCGTTGAGGGTGCCCGCCAGCAGGCTGCGTAACGCACGCCACCGCCAGCCGCCCTTGAGAATATGCTTCTGGTTGACCTCCAGTTCGATGCCGACGTAAGCATTGACAGGAAATCGGCGGCGCAGGTAGGTGGGGAAACCGTTTGCCGATCCGGTGTAGGGATAGTTGCGGCGTACCCTTAAATCGGGCATGTGGGCGGCAAGGCACACTCGCCAGCGGGTGCACAGTTCTTGCTCAAGATGGCGTGAGGGATCATAAAGCAGTCCGATATCGGTATTGCGAACTTCCCCCTTCAATTCGGGAGTGAAGCTGTGTGAGGAGATGTGGATTACCCTCAGGCCGGAGCGAATGGCATCCGCGATGTTCGCTTCCACCCAAGTGCGATAAGGCAAGTAGTGGTTCTTCAGAATCTCCTGGCGGACGGCGGCAGATGTGTTGCGCGTCGCTTCCGAATAAAGGCGGGGGTGACCGATCGAGCGGTTGAGGTCGATCAGCAGACGGCTTGTTGTAGCGGCGAACAATGGCGAGTGCAGTGCCATGGCAAGTTTTTTAGCCAAGCCCAAAGCGCCGCTGTCATAGCCCCGGTGGCTGTGCAACAAATGCTCGTAGCCTTCGAACAGCGGACGGTAGCGCGGTGGCATGCGGTTACCCCCATGTTCACAACTGATTAAAAAATGAATATTCGTCGGCATTCTGTTGAAGTCATATGCAACTCGTTCAATTCATTTCAGAAACATGCGATTTTCGTCCAGACAATCGCACAGCTCGCGGTAGACCGTCTCCAACCGTCTCCTGCTGAAGTCGGAACCGATCGCATTCAGGATGCGGCGCGCAAGCGAGCCCTCTCTTAAAATGGTTTGCAGCGCTTCTCGGCAGCTTTTTCCTTGCCTGGATTCGACTGGCATCTCAGACTCGACAAGATGTCGCCACAGAACGCCAGCCGTGCAATCCGTACCCGGAAAACCCATCAGGCGAAGGTATGCCACATTATCGATTACGGCTTGCTCTGCGTCACGGATGCAGGCATGCATGATCCTGACCAATGCTTCCGTGGCGATGGATTGCTGCGCGACCAGCGACGCGTAAGCTTCGCTATAGAGCGCATGCACGATATTGATCGCAGCAGCGGCGATGGCAAAGTCAGCACTCGAGCATTCCTGGGTATCGATTACGCGGATCTCGATAGCGTTACGGTCAAAGCGGGGAATTTCCCCGCGCGCATTGAGCCACTCATGCTGTAGCATTTCTTCCGGATCGAGTGCTGCAATTTCGCGGTACATCGGCGCCAGAATCTTTTCTTCATAGGCGGCGGCACTGGAGACTGTTTCCGGGATTACCCGGCCGATGGTCGAGGGTACCTTCAGCTGGTGCTCGCAGTAATTTGCCATCCGGAAATCCAGGCAACCAGAATAGCTGCCTTCGGCGATCGGGGAGCTTGCCGCTACTGCTGGAAGAATGGGCAGCAGCAGCCGCACCGCGGCGTGAAGCCGCGCAAATTCATCGTCGTTTGCGAAAGGCATGTTCAGGTGCATGCTTTGCAGGTTGGCCCAGCCATGTCTTCTGCAATCGAAGATATGGTCATAGGCCAGATAGATTTCCGCCTGCTCGTGCGGCCAAAGGCGGGTCTCCGTGCGGGGATTCATCCAGGGGTGCATGCCGGTCGGCATGAGCCGTGCATTCATCGATTCGAGCACCTTGCTGATCCGCCGGATTTCGCCTTGAAACGCGACAGACAGGGAGGAAATGTCCGGTTGCGGGTCGATGTTTTTCAGTTCGAGCAGATGCAGCACCAGCTCGTTCGACCATCCCAACTGGCCGTTCCCGGCCTCGGATGCAAACGCGCCGGTAAGCTTTCGCAGCAACTCGTCGGCAATAGGAACAATCGCGAGCGTATTCCGGTCGACAATCATGTACTCCAGTTCGATGCCATAACCTGTAAAGGCCGGCAATGCCGCAGTCATGTTGCCTTATCCGGCTCGTCTCGTGTTCGGATGACGAGCAGATTGGCATCATGCGTCACGATGCCCAGCAGCACGGAGCACAATACCCGGTCGATGTTGCTCCAGTACTCCTGGGCCGGGCCGTATGGATCGGCGACAAGAACTGTACGCTTCTCGCGGTCATAACCGGTGAGTACGACAAAATGCCCGGCTGGAAAACCACGCACATCATCCGGTATGTCATTTGGCCCGTATTCCCGGGGAGCGCGGTAAAGGAAAGTGGAGCTCAGGCCAGTCAGGACAGGCAGGCCGCGACGTAAAAGGCCGTGGATGAGGGATTGCGAGAGGTCTGTGAGACGTAATCGTCCGCCTAAACGCAGAAACTCCAAATAACCCTCCGTGGCCCGTCGCAATCTCGAGTCCGACTTGATCTCGCGTTGCCGTTGCAGGCGTTCCGCGATATCCATCCCTGATGTGAACCAGGTTGGATCGAAAACCATCAGGTTGTACGTATAGATGGTGGCATGGAAACCGTTTCGCAACGCATCGCAACCTAAAAAAACGGCAAAGGTTCCTCCACCGTTTTCAAGCTTGTGGGTGCGGTCAATGATGGTGTCCAGCAGTTCCGCCTTGCCGAGATAGCTGTAGATGGCATGCAGGCACGTTGGACCACATGTCGTTTCATCGGGTTGCGGCAGTGTTTTGACGGGTAAGCGCAGTGTTGTTCTGAGCATGGCAAATGGGCGGCAGAGGCACATGTCATGACAGCTTCGCTGTAGCTAAAGAACATGGGGAACATAGGAGCATGGGGATCCGCCATGGGGCTGTTCCCGGGCCGGCCTTGTTCGAAGTCCCTCTATAAAGGTTAGGTGATGCGCTGGAAGAAATCCAGTTCGTGGAGCATGCTCATCAAATGCTCTCTCTACTGGGGGAGAGGAATGGTGAGAGGATGGCAGTCGAAGAATCGAACGCTTTTCAGCGCAGATTTGTCGAAACCTCGGTTTCCAGTCAGGGGACCTACCCTGGCAGAAGGCACCAATCTGGCGCCGATCTCAATCTCTCCGCGCCTAGTCTTTTAGGCAAGCCAGACGCCAGCGAGATAACCGGAACAGACGGCAGAGCCGATAATAAGAAGATGGCCTTCAGCCATTTTGCCTTGCCACTTCTTCCGAGAACCTCGCTTGCCTATCAGTCAGGCGGCTGCCGCCTCCTTCTGGACCCAGAACAGATACATGGTATTGAACGTGTCAGGGTTCTCGGTTTCGAATATGTGCCAGCGGTCGAGATCGGTTTGAGGAACATCCTCCGGAAAGCGCCGCCGATACTGATTAACCGTGCTTTGCCCAATCGAAAATCCGAGGAATATCAAACCAAGCTCCCGAAGATCTTCCTTGATGTGGGGAAGAGTATAACGATGCTCCTGGACATGGAATAGCATGTCGCGACACTCGCTCAAAGTATAGAAATCCCGTGCGGATAAAACCTGACGAAATGTGTCTCCATTTTCTGGCGACATCATCTCCTGGCGACACGTCCTGATGTCTTCGGCAATGGGCTTGTATCCTCTTTGAGCAATAAAACGTTGGGCAAAAGCCAGGTGCGACCGTGCGTACTCGCTATACAGGCCGATACGCATGAAGCCGCCAGGCCGGAGCAAGGAAAGCAGCTTACGCCACCCGAGGAGAGGGTCGGAAAGATGGTGTAGAACGCCAACTGCTTCGATCACGTCGAAGAGTTTGCTACCTCTCGCCGCTATGCTCTCAGAATCGAGGTTCAGGATGTCTGCCTGCGCGTATTCGATATTCCGTACGCACAACTCATCAGTCTTCCTTTTGGCATAACAGAGCGATCTTGAACTAAGATCGACAGCAAGAACATTCGCATTCTTGAATCGCTGCGCGGCGGCAATGGCATGCCGGCCGGTTCCGCATCCCGCGACCAGAACCTCGATCGCGTCTTTGACACTTTCATTCCGATGTCCACGACTGGCAGACGATTCAAATCGCGCATAAGGGAAGCGGCTACTCAGGTAGCGGTCCACTAATTCGCTACCGGGCCGTAACGGAACCTTGATCCATCTCGGATAAGGATTCTCTTCATACTGATTACGCACACGGCATGAAGTATCGTCTACGATGGCTGTCAGGGAAGGAAG contains the following coding sequences:
- a CDS encoding nicotinate phosphoribosyltransferase is translated as MNPLSSPLLTDHYQLTMLESYLQQGMQETAVFELFFRKLPPTRNFLVAAGLEQALEFLENLHFSAGELTWLKARFGPALVNYLEQFRFTGDVDAMPEGTLFFPDEPILRITAPLPQAQFVESRIINLLHFETLIASKAARSVLVAPGKLLVDFGMRRAHGAEAALLAARASYLAGFSGTSTVLAAAIYGMPSFGTVAHSYIQAHTDETAAFEHLVRCHPKNSTLLIDTYDTEAAAIKVVALARKLAPEGIEVSGVRLDSGDLGMHARRVRRILDEGRLEKTRIFASGNLNENRVHELISSGAPIDGFGVGTALDVSSDAPALDCAYKLQEYAGKARRKRSEGKATWPGRKQVYRKYDPNGQAMRDVIALEKDDSHEGEPLIVPVMRNGRRIEGIDGNGKLEAIRRRTVANYARLPEPLRSLETASAYPVEISPSLQALAKQVDDECGLITSTRNLCV
- a CDS encoding N-formylglutamate amidohydrolase; amino-acid sequence: MPTNIHFLISCEHGGNRMPPRYRPLFEGYEHLLHSHRGYDSGALGLAKKLAMALHSPLFAATTSRLLIDLNRSIGHPRLYSEATRNTSAAVRQEILKNHYLPYRTWVEANIADAIRSGLRVIHISSHSFTPELKGEVRNTDIGLLYDPSRHLEQELCTRWRVCLAAHMPDLRVRRNYPYTGSANGFPTYLRRRFPVNAYVGIELEVNQKHILKGGWRWRALRSLLAGTLNEAVA
- a CDS encoding carboxylate-amine ligase, encoding MTAALPAFTGYGIELEYMIVDRNTLAIVPIADELLRKLTGAFASEAGNGQLGWSNELVLHLLELKNIDPQPDISSLSVAFQGEIRRISKVLESMNARLMPTGMHPWMNPRTETRLWPHEQAEIYLAYDHIFDCRRHGWANLQSMHLNMPFANDDEFARLHAAVRLLLPILPAVAASSPIAEGSYSGCLDFRMANYCEHQLKVPSTIGRVIPETVSSAAAYEEKILAPMYREIAALDPEEMLQHEWLNARGEIPRFDRNAIEIRVIDTQECSSADFAIAAAAINIVHALYSEAYASLVAQQSIATEALVRIMHACIRDAEQAVIDNVAYLRLMGFPGTDCTAGVLWRHLVESEMPVESRQGKSCREALQTILREGSLARRILNAIGSDFSRRRLETVYRELCDCLDENRMFLK
- a CDS encoding C39 family peptidase, producing the protein MLRTTLRLPVKTLPQPDETTCGPTCLHAIYSYLGKAELLDTIIDRTHKLENGGGTFAVFLGCDALRNGFHATIYTYNLMVFDPTWFTSGMDIAERLQRQREIKSDSRLRRATEGYLEFLRLGGRLRLTDLSQSLIHGLLRRGLPVLTGLSSTFLYRAPREYGPNDIPDDVRGFPAGHFVVLTGYDREKRTVLVADPYGPAQEYWSNIDRVLCSVLLGIVTHDANLLVIRTRDEPDKAT